Part of the Triticum aestivum cultivar Chinese Spring chromosome 4D, IWGSC CS RefSeq v2.1, whole genome shotgun sequence genome is shown below.
GTCCATTTCTTTGTTTATGTTGATATATCAATATGGCTTTGAACCAAAACCTGCGCTCATCAGTTCGTGAAACCAAACAAGTTCAGACCGGATCCCGTTCTGTGCTAAAAGTTTGAGCAATGCTGGGCTCTAACAAAGGCAAACCTCCCTACCCTAGTGATCATGTTAGGCAAATCCAGTAGCCAAACCTCCCTACCCTAGTGATCATGCCATCATGGCTGTCACTTAAGCAACCTTACTGATTTTAAATCAGACAATCTAAAATCCAGTGATCAAAGTTACTGCATGAGCCAAATTTAGTGATCATGGATGGATTTTAGTACAAAACTAACTAAACAGTACCCTAGCATTAGCAGCTCGTTTCGGCGGTGACAATGGTCGTTCACTGGTCTAGGAATGCTTTGTACTTCTGATGAACCTTTATAACAGATCTGAATCCTTTTCATAAGAGAAGTACAGTATTGCCATCATCACACTGGTGCCTATATGAGGGGTTCTTGAGATACGGTTGAACCGCACCTCACAAATTGCCATGTAGTAATAAAAGTAAAGATATAATGACCATTGCGAGGTCACTTGTTGTTCATCTCGATTCATTATAATATTTTATACAGGAACCCGCAATGGATTGTCAACGTACAACTTTGATATATAACAAGCATAAGCATCCCAACCTCAGTTTTAAATTTTGAGATGCATCAAGTCATTTCCCCAAATGGTAGAGTAACACAGAAACAAAAATGATTGTGTATATAAAAGTATTATTGCGAGCTCCCACATCAAGAAATGCCCCGAAACTTATATGCCCCATTTGCTTCTTGTGCTTAACGGGGCAGGTCGAACAGCTCAGGCAGATGCGCGTTGGTGAGCTTGGTCCTTTTAGTGatctctttctgcttcttcttggccttcggCTTTGGTCGCTGGCCATGAATCTGCGCCGCTGCACGCCGCTTGGTCGTGTCGGTTGCTGGCTTGTGCCCGTTCTTCAGCAGCTCCTTCTCGATGTCGATCATGTCCCGTGGCAGCTCTATCTCCCGGTAAAGCTGCTTCAAGTCAGCATCGACCTTGATCTTCGATTTGGGATCATTTGGGTACACAATGTCTTCCTGGGAGTCCATGCTTGACAGCCACCAGACGTCACCTGAGGCTTTGAGAGCCTGCGGAAAACGAGATTTCAGCCATATAGATCAGACTTCTGGGCTGAATTCCTGGTTTGCTCACACCTTTGCAATGAAGAGAAAACACTACAAGTACACACTGTGGCTCCACAAAGTAACACCAATACTGAAACACTGATCAGTAAACGATCTGCCTAGTTTCAATATCTTGGAACTAAGTCGTGCTTTGCTTGCTGCTCTATTTATCTGCAGCAAAGAACCACCACTATGGGACTGCAAGTAATTTCACAGATTCAATATGGCTGTGCTCCATCAGACACCAGGAAACACTGTTTCCAAGCAAATAAATTGCCTGTCATGGAACACATCAACTTCATATATTCCTCAGTTCCTCACTGGTTCAAGTTAACTAAATATCGATTTTTTGTGCTTAGCTGAAGGGCTGTGCTGTTGTGTACAGTCCATCCACTTCAATTATTTACCAACAGTGAAGTAATCAACTGTTGAAATATTCCAATGACCACTAGAAGTGCACACAAAAGCAACAACAAACATTAAAATTTAACCTCCATAAAAGCTCGAGACCCTGTTAATTGTTCCAATAGAGAAGGTAGCTTCGAGCATTACGCGGTAATAAGAATTTTAGAACACAACCAATGGAATCCTAGCTAACTGTACTTTACATATACGTAAACAAAAACAAGGATCGCTAAAAGATCCCTACATTAAAATCTGGAACCTCTGTACATAAGACTACTTGGTTTCTGAACACATATACAGTTAGTTCAACCATCAAATTTGATGCACAGCATGCAAAATAATGTGGCACCTACCAGATTGCTCAAAATCTTAGACCAAGAATAGTAGTCACCTGTAGATCATCCAATACGGTTGGATATGAATCCTTGACCTCCACAACAGGAAGACCCTCAGGAAACCTTCTGATCAAATGAAGCAATTGATCTTTCCCCTTCAAATCATGCTTGGACTGCATAATTTCAAATGGCGGGTCAATATGCAACCTAATGTGAGATGAAAGACAAAGTCTTTCGCGACGGAAAAAAACCATTTCAATTATCAATGTGTAACAAAATAATCCTCGATGCAATTACCTTGTAAGAGAAACGCTTCCCATCAAATTGTACT
Proteins encoded:
- the LOC123098635 gene encoding uncharacterized protein, whose product is MALNERLSKFKQQQERCQTTLSSIAATQASTTKSHNAPRSRPANAPSAPAKQIQAIKFSNDTERLQHINSVRKSPVGAQIKLVIELLYKTRLAYTAEQINEATYVAINSNKAVFDSLTNNPKVQFDGKRFSYKSKHDLKGKDQLLHLIRRFPEGLPVVEVKDSYPTVLDDLQALKASGDVWWLSSMDSQEDIVYPNDPKSKIKVDADLKQLYREIELPRDMIDIEKELLKNGHKPATDTTKRRAAAQIHGQRPKPKAKKKQKEITKRTKLTNAHLPELFDLPR